One region of Fusobacterium periodonticum 1_1_41FAA genomic DNA includes:
- a CDS encoding YhcG family protein, translating into MWLTKAHTSQEAPTSTSGSSSLKMLSEKLTKEFGKDFSETNLEQMRKFFKVYGIPQTLSEEFQFNLSWSHYLILMRIKDINARNFYEIETFENNWSLRELKRQVNSSLYERLVLSKDKEKVKELAVKGQIIEKAQDVIKDPYILEFLGLDEKSDYSENKLETEIINKLEMFLLELGKVFTFVGRQVRFTFDERHFRVDLVFYNRLLKCFVLIDLKIGEVTHQDLGQMQMYVNYYDRYVKFPDENDTIGIIICKDKNDTLVKLTLPKDNNQIFASRYTTILPSLDEFKKIIEE; encoded by the coding sequence ATGTGGCTAACAAAAGCACATACTTCCCAAGAAGCTCCCACTTCTACAAGTGGGAGTAGTTCACTAAAAATGCTTTCTGAAAAATTGACTAAAGAATTTGGGAAAGATTTTTCAGAAACAAATTTAGAACAGATGAGAAAATTTTTTAAAGTTTATGGAATTCCTCAGACACTGTCTGAGGAATTCCAATTCAATTTAAGTTGGTCACATTATCTTATTCTAATGAGAATAAAAGATATAAATGCTAGAAATTTCTATGAGATAGAAACATTTGAAAATAATTGGAGTTTAAGAGAATTAAAAAGACAAGTAAATTCATCCTTATACGAAAGACTAGTTTTAAGTAAAGATAAAGAAAAAGTTAAAGAATTAGCAGTCAAGGGACAAATTATAGAAAAAGCACAAGATGTTATAAAAGATCCATATATTTTAGAGTTTCTTGGATTAGATGAAAAAAGTGATTATTCTGAAAATAAATTAGAAACAGAAATAATAAATAAGTTAGAGATGTTCCTATTAGAATTAGGAAAAGTTTTTACTTTTGTAGGTAGGCAAGTTAGATTTACTTTTGATGAAAGACATTTTAGAGTGGATTTAGTTTTTTATAATAGACTATTGAAATGCTTTGTTTTAATAGATTTAAAAATAGGGGAAGTAACTCATCAAGATTTAGGACAAATGCAAATGTATGTAAATTATTATGATAGATATGTAAAATTTCCTGATGAGAATGATACTATTGGAATCATAATATGTAAAGATAAAAATGATACCTTAGTAAAATTAACACTTCCAAAGGATAATAATCAAATAT
- a CDS encoding RNA-guided endonuclease InsQ/TnpB family protein, with product MYRRLKYKGNVKKSQIRSDVSWSEFVRQLEYKANWYGRKIVKVPTFYPSSKTCSSRGNIKETLKLSERIYHCECCGLEIDRDYNASINILRKGLEILREEKVS from the coding sequence CTGTATAGAAGACTTAAATATAAAGGGAATGTTAAAAAATCACAAATTAGATCAGATGTAAGTTGGAGTGAATTTGTAAGGCAACTAGAATATAAAGCAAATTGGTATGGAAGAAAAATTGTAAAAGTACCTACATTTTATCCAAGTAGTAAGACTTGTTCTAGTCGTGGTAATATAAAAGAAACACTAAAATTATCAGAAAGAATATATCATTGTGAATGTTGTGGACTAGAAATAGATAGAGATTACAATGCAAGTATAAATATATTAAGAAAAGGTTTAGAAATATTAAGAGAAGAAAAAGTAAGTTAG
- a CDS encoding transposase has product MGIKEFAAMSDCTKVENLKLSKEYEKKLKREQRKLSKRCKLAKDSDKKLSDSKNYQKQKKKVAKIRNKRKDFINKLSTKIINNHDIICIEDLNIKGMLKNHKLDQM; this is encoded by the coding sequence TTGGGAATAAAAGAATTTGCAGCAATGAGTGATTGTACAAAAGTAGAGAATTTAAAGCTATCAAAAGAATATGAAAAAAAATTAAAAAGAGAACAAAGAAAACTATCAAAGAGATGTAAACTAGCTAAAGATAGCGATAAAAAACTATCAGATAGTAAGAATTATCAAAAACAAAAGAAAAAAGTAGCAAAAATTAGAAATAAAAGAAAAGACTTTATAAATAAGTTGAGTACAAAAATTATCAATAACCACGATATAATCTGTATAGAAGACTTAAATATAAAGGGAATGTTAAAAAATCACAAATTAGATCAGATGTAA
- a CDS encoding helix-turn-helix domain-containing protein codes for MKIVKKAYKFRIYPTLEQVIFFLKNFGCVRKVHNLMLDDRKKVYEEYKSTGIKTKYATPAKYKEEYPYLKEVDSLALANAQLNLEKAYKNFLKNKDFGFPKYKCKSNPVQSYTTNNQNTIYIKDSYIKLPKLKSLVKIKLHREIKGIIKSVTISKNSLDHYFASILCEEEIEELPKTNKILE; via the coding sequence ATGAAGATAGTTAAAAAAGCATATAAATTCAGAATATATCCTACCTTAGAACAAGTAATCTTTTTCTTAAAAAACTTTGGTTGCGTCAGAAAAGTTCATAATCTTATGTTAGATGATAGGAAGAAAGTTTATGAAGAATATAAATCAACAGGAATTAAAACTAAATATGCTACTCCTGCTAAATATAAAGAAGAATATCCTTATTTAAAAGAAGTTGATAGCTTAGCTCTTGCTAATGCGCAATTAAATTTAGAAAAAGCCTATAAAAATTTTCTTAAAAATAAAGATTTTGGTTTTCCAAAATATAAGTGTAAATCTAACCCAGTCCAAAGCTATACTACAAATAATCAAAATACAATATACATTAAAGATAGCTACATAAAACTTCCTAAATTAAAATCGCTAGTTAAAATCAAATTACATAGAGAAATAAAAGGTATAATTAAATCAGTAACAATAAGTAAAAATAGTCTTGACCATTATTTTGCTTCAATATTATGTGAAGAAGAAATAGAAGAATTACCAAAGACTAATAAAATATTGGAATAG